A single genomic interval of Helianthus annuus cultivar XRQ/B chromosome 13, HanXRQr2.0-SUNRISE, whole genome shotgun sequence harbors:
- the LOC110897630 gene encoding sodium/calcium exchanger NCL2 — protein MKKMVARIACFSAFFLFLLDCNVTARSLQYDDSEQVSDGVSNVVDNNEGSLLLPLKGSHGSEEQCEQMYGFLPCSNNLPGHLFLIVVYEYLLYHGESYAGGDGRIFGVLGNNFFGASVFQLLDSLPDSLILLASGLSSSKEKAQDYVVTGAGLLAGSSIFLLTLLWGVCLICGRRMFYAKPDSKVKNKGIQLLTGSGVVTDAETSYHAKVMFFSLVPFLVILLPSVFGLSYSSQGFEIAVLVSLCVSVICLFTYFIYQLFDERIQKRRLEYAEVERKVELHVPFYEVQSLMLDREKNLMLRQKEMEKMMKSPENRNKTMTREEFCDMFDDWLDVTRQLMDDPYSLDKSGTEYNEVAKLLLEDKNQLIELISLMIDRASGQKLLKQDGAQDEYAIDRFFERIDTNQNGFISKSELKNFIMEVNYEEILMDDEIAEIIMRHLDIDGNGNIDKQEFISGFTKWLKEIDRATRTQKKLSHANNRETDSYKRAEAKAKENEKLKAIILLILGIFMLTVLAEPLVESVREFSESAEIEPFYVSFILVPLATNARTAIAAIRAANQKRHQTTSLTFSEIYHKVFMNNILGFSVLVSVIYFRGLTWHFSAEVLVVIIVCVIMGLLASVRSKFPCWTLLIAVPLYPLSLVVVYFVDDSFRST, from the exons ATGAAGAAAATGGTTGCAAGAATTGCATGCTTTTCTGCTTTCTTTCTTTTCCTGTTAGATTGCAATGTAACGGCACGTTCCTTGCAGTATGACGACAGTGAACAGGTTTCAGATGGAGTTAGCAATGTTGTAGATAACAATGAGGGATCTTTGTTACTACCTCTCAAAGGGTCACATGGTTCTGAAGAGCAATGTGAGCAAATGTATGGATTTTTGCCTTGTTCAAACAATCTTCCTGGTCATTTATTTCTCATCGTGGTGTACGAATACCTATTATATCATGGAGAATCTTATGCTGGTGGTGATGGCCGGATTTTTGGTGTTCTTGGCAATAACTTTTTCGGTGCAAGTGTTTTCCAGCTTCTTGATTCGCTACCTGATTCTCTGATTCTTCTTG CATCTGGACTGTCGAGTAGCAAAGAAAAAGCTCAAGACTATGTTGTAACTGGTGCTGGGCTACTAGCTGGATCATCAATATTTCTCCTCACCCTTCTATGGGGAGTGTGTCTTATATGTGGGAGGAGAATGTTCTATGCAAAACCTGATTCTAAAGTAAAAAACAAAGGGATACAACTATTAACTG GTTCTGGAGTTGTTACAGATGCCGAAACAAGTTATCATGCCAAAGTCATGTTCTTTTCACTTGTTCCGTTTCTAGTCATCCTATTACCTAGTGTATTTGGTTTATCGTATTCTAGTCAAGGATTTGAGATTGCTGTTCTTGTTTCACTTTGTGTTTCGGTTATTTGTTTATTCACTTACTTCATTTATCAG CTTTTTGACGAACGGATTCAGAAAAGAAGACTGGAGTAtgcagaagttgaaagaaaagttgaaTTGCATGTACCATTTTATGAAGTACAATCACTTATGTTGGATAGGGAAAAGAATCTCATGCTTAGGCAAAAAGAGATGGAGAAAATGATGAAATCTCCGGAGAACCGCAATAAAACAATGACCAGGGAAGAATTCTGTGATATGTTTGATGATTGGTTAGATGTCACAAGACAGTTGATGGATGATCCGTATTCACTAGATAAATCAGGGACAGAATATAATGAG GTTGCCAAACTGTTACTTGAAGATAAAAACCAACTGATAGAACTAATATCCCTTATGATAGACCGTGCTTCGGGACAAAAATTGCTTAAACAAGATGGTGCACAAGATGAATATGCCATAGATAG ATTCTTTGAACGTATTGACACGAACCAAAACGGATTTATTTCAAAATCTGAACTGAAAAACTTCATCATGGAAGTCAACTATGAGGAGATATTGATGGATGACGAGATAGCAGAGATCATAATGAGACACTTAGACATTGATGGAAATGGAAATATTGATAAACAGGAGTTCATATCCGGGTTTACAAAATGGCTCAAAGAGATAGATCGCGCAACGCGGACCCAGAAAAAGCTGTCACATGCTAACAATAGA GAAACAGATAGCTACAAACGGGCTGAGgcaaaggcaaaagaaaacgaaAAGTTGAAGGCAATAATATTATTGATACTTGGAATCTTTATGCTAACAGTCTTGGCTGAGCCACTAGTGGAAAGTGTTAGAGAATTTTCAGAATCTGCAGAGATAGAGCCTTTTTATGTGTCATTCATCTTAGTTCCATTGGCTACCAATGCTAGAACAGCCATTGCAGCCATTAGAGCTGCGAATCAGAAGAGACATCAAACAACATCTTTAACTTTTTCTGAG ATATATCACAAAGTGTTCATGAATAACATCCTGGGATTTTCTGTTCTTGTCTCGGTGATATACTTCCGCGGATTGACATGGCATTTCTCAGCTGAGGTTCTTGTAGTAATTATCGTTTGTGTCATCATGGGGCTTCTTGCAAGTGTTAGATCCAAGTTTCCATGCTGGACATTGCTCATCGCCGTCCCTCTCTATCCACTATCTTTGGTCGTAGTTTACTTTGTTGATGATAGTTTCCGATCTACTTGA
- the LOC110900657 gene encoding uncharacterized protein LOC110900657, with protein MSAYCQAMKVIYDQLTNVGPPITDEQLVLQILTGLTEQYEGIALLIQQSKPLPDFYEAHSRLCMAETRKVNQARNAAKAVGTSLNTVAECSDQPSRNDRNQNQPERGRGRGCVRGCGRGRGSARGRRSLATVNDPFG; from the coding sequence ATGTCTGCATATTGTCAAGCAATGAAAGTCATTTATGACCAACTCACCAACGTTGGTCCTCCGATCACTGATGAACAACTAGTTCTCCAAATCCTCACTGGGCTTACGGAACAATATGAAGGAATTGCTCTTCTTATTCAACAATCCAAACCCTTACCGGATTTCTACGAAGCTCATTCTCGCCTTTGCATGGCTGAAACACGGAAGGTGAACCAAGCAAGAAACGCCGCGAAAGCCGTCGGTACCTCTCTCAATACCGTTGCAGAATGCTCCGATCAACCTTCTCGTAACGACCGGAACCAAAATCAACCGGAGCGGGGCCGGGGCAGGGGTTGTGTGCGCGGATGCGGACGAGGCCGTGGATCTGCTCGTGGTCGCAGGTCGCTGGCTACGGTCAACGACCCCTTTGGGTAA